A window of Limosilactobacillus sp. WILCCON 0051 genomic DNA:
AATTTATGGGCGAATCAAGTAATATGGAATATTGTATCTATCAGTAAGAATGAACTATGACAATCAAAGACATTAATCAATTTTGGAAATGAGGGTAATATGGTGGATTTTAATCTGCAGCCGGGCGTTAGACTGCATATTGAGCCAACGTCACGGTTTCACGTTAATCGAATTCTGATCAACTTTGCAACGCCACAGACGGCAGATAATTCGGCAGCGCGCAATCTGTTGGCGAATCTTTTAGAAACCAGTACGGCAGCATATCCAACGCAGACAGCATTTGCCAAGGCCTTGAATCATCTATACGGCGCCGATGCCAGTGCCAGCGTCAGTCGCATCGGCTATGCACATACGCTGCGGGTACGAGCTGAGGCAGTTGATGATCGCTTTGCTCAGCCAGGTATTTTTGCCAGCTTGGTGGATATCTTGTATCAGATGATTTTTCATCCTTTAATAACGGATGGTGCTTTTGATGCAGCAACCTTTAAGACCCAGCGGCAAAACGTTGCCAATGAGCTGGCTTCCATTAAGGAAAATAAACAGTACTACGCTGCCTGGCAATTGGACCGTCTTTATTATGACCAAAGCTCTTTGATGCGGATTCCCAGCTATGGTCGGCTGGAGGATCTGGACAAGCTAACGCCGGCATCTTTGGTTGAAACCTATTATGATATGCTGGCTCATGACCAGGTTGACATTTTTGTCTATGGCAATGTGGATCCACAGACGGTACTTGATCTTTTCAGACAGTGGCCATTGTCACCGCGTCAGTCGCCACTGCCTAAAGATATCTATTATCGTCAACCGTTTCATCATCGCGTTCGTGAGCTGAGTGAACGCCAAGACGTTAATCAGGCCAAACTAAACCTGGCTTACCACTTTCCGGTTTTCTATCGTGATGAAAACTACTATGCTGCTTTGGTCATGAATGGAATCTTAGGCGGCACGCCATATTCCAAGTTGTTTGCCAA
This region includes:
- the yfmF gene encoding EF-P 5-aminopentanol modification-associated protein YfmF, whose protein sequence is MVDFNLQPGVRLHIEPTSRFHVNRILINFATPQTADNSAARNLLANLLETSTAAYPTQTAFAKALNHLYGADASASVSRIGYAHTLRVRAEAVDDRFAQPGIFASLVDILYQMIFHPLITDGAFDAATFKTQRQNVANELASIKENKQYYAAWQLDRLYYDQSSLMRIPSYGRLEDLDKLTPASLVETYYDMLAHDQVDIFVYGNVDPQTVLDLFRQWPLSPRQSPLPKDIYYRQPFHHRVRELSERQDVNQAKLNLAYHFPVFYRDENYYAALVMNGILGGTPYSKLFANVREKASLAYYASSQLRLFSSHLAIQTGIDAKNYHQARQLIEAQVKAVQQGDFSETVMQEVKDALINQYQTGLDAPGGIVEHWLVDCMSNRLPAENVIESLQQVTKEQVADLAKKLQLQAVYFLDGEE